From the genome of Streptomyces sp. NBC_00523:
CGGTCGGCTTGTTCTCCCCCTGGATGTACGCCATCCGGTGGGGCGTCCACAGGCGCTGGAACGCGTCGGGCGTCCCCACTCCGATCTGCTGCTCCGGCTCACTCGTCATGCCGGCCAGCATATTGCTTCACCTGTGCGGAGCGTGTCGCCGGGGCTGATCCCGTACACGCCCCGCGATGCTGGGCCGATGAGCGCGCGCACCCCCGACCGGCCCCCTCCCGCTCTCACCCGCTGGGAGCGGCGCACCGAGGTCCCGCTCCTCGCCGCCTCCCTGGTCTTCCTCGCCGGCTACGCGTTCCGCGTCCTCACCCCGCACGACGCGCAGCCCTGGCACGACATCTCCCTCGCCCTCGTCGGCGCGACCTGGCTGCTCTTCGTCCTCGACTACGCGGTGCGCGTGCGGCTCAGCGGCCTCGGCCCGGGCCTCCGCTTCGTCCGCGTCCACTGGCTCGACACCCTGGTCCTGGTCCTGCCGCTGCTGCGCCCGCTGCGCATGGTGAAGGTCTACACGGCGGTCCAGGAGAAGCGGGACCGCCCGCGCCTCGGCCTGTACGCGCGGGTGATCTCGTACGCCGGAATGACCGCCGTCCTGCTGGGCCTCTCGGCGGCCCTCAGCGTGTACCACTGGGAGCACGACGCCCCGGGCGCCTCGATCCGCACGTTCGGGGACGCGGTCTGGTGGGCGTGCGAGACGCTGACGACGGTGGGTTACGGGGATGCCGTGCCGGTGACGGCGGGGGGCCGGATCATCGCGGCGGGCCTGATGGCGTGCGGCCTGGGGCTGCTGGGGGCGGTGACGGGCTCGTTCTCGTCGTGGCTGATCCAGGTGTTCCGGCGGGAGGACGAGAAGGAGCCCCCGGCGAGCGGGTAGCTCGGCCGGGGGCTCCTGGAACGGCTCGGATCAGACCTGGACGCGGTCCTCGACGACCTCGGCGATCTTGGCGATGGCCTCGTCCACCGGGATCCCGTTCTCCTGCGAACCGTCGCGGTAGCGGAAGGAGACGGCACCGTTGGCCATGTCCTCATCACCCGCGATGATCATGAACGGAACCTTGGCCTTCTGCTGGTTCCGGATCTTCTTCTGCATGCGGTCCGAGGAGGCGTCCACGTCCACCCGGAGCCCCTGCTTGCGGGCCTTGGCCGCGAACTCCTGGAGGTACGGGATGTGGGCGTCGCCGATCGGGATGCCGACCGCCTGGACCGGGGCCAGCCACACCGGGAACGCGCCCGCGTAGTGCTCCAGGAGCACCGCGAAGAAGCGCTCGATGGAACCGAACAGGGCACGGTGGATCATGACCGGGCGCTGCTTGGAGCCGTCCGGACCCGTGTACTCCAGGTCGAACCGCTCCGGCAGGTTGAAGTCGAGCTGGATGGTCGACATCTGCCAGGTCCGGCCGATGGCGTCCTTGCACTGCACCGAGATCTTCGGGCCGTAGAACGCGGCCCCGCCCGGGTCCGGGACCAGG
Proteins encoded in this window:
- a CDS encoding potassium channel family protein — encoded protein: MSARTPDRPPPALTRWERRTEVPLLAASLVFLAGYAFRVLTPHDAQPWHDISLALVGATWLLFVLDYAVRVRLSGLGPGLRFVRVHWLDTLVLVLPLLRPLRMVKVYTAVQEKRDRPRLGLYARVISYAGMTAVLLGLSAALSVYHWEHDAPGASIRTFGDAVWWACETLTTVGYGDAVPVTAGGRIIAAGLMACGLGLLGAVTGSFSSWLIQVFRREDEKEPPASG